CTCCGCCAGCAGGGCGCGGCCGACGATCAGCCGCATGATCTCGTTGGTGCCTTCCAGGATCTGGTGCACGCGCAGGTCGCGCACGATCTTCTCGATGCCGTAATCGGCCAGATAGCCATAGCCGCCATGCAGTTGCAGGCACTGGTTCGCCACCTCGAAGGCGCGGTCGGTGACATGCAGCTTGGCCATGGCGCAGAACTTGCTGGCATCCGGCTCGGCCCGGTCCAGCTTCCAGGCCGCCTGGCGCAGGAAGATGCGCGAAGATTGCAGCGCCGTCTCCATCTCGGCCAGGCGGAACTGCAGCGCCTGGAACTGGTCCAGCGTCTGGCCGAAGGCGCGCCGCTCGCCCATGTAGCGCAGCGTCGCCTCCAGCGCCGCCTGCGCGCCGCCCAGCGCCCCGGCCGAGATGTTCAGCCGCCCGCCGTCCAGGCCCGCCATGGCATAGGCAAAGCCGCGGCCCTCCTCGCCGATCAGGTTCTCCTCGGGGATGACGCAATCGTCGAACTGCACCTGGGCGGTCGGCTGCGCCTTCCAGCCCATCTTGTGCTCGGGCGCGCCGAAGGACAGGCCCGGCGTGCCGGCCTCGACCACCACGGTCGAGATGCCCCTGGGGCCGGCTTCGCCGGTGCGGACCATGACCAGATAGGCGTCGGAATAGCCGCCGCCCGAGATGAAGGCCTTGGTTCCGTTCAGCTTCCAGCCGCCCGGCACCCGCTCGGCGCGGGTGCGCAGCGCGGCGGCGTCCGAGCCCGAGCCCGGCTCGGTCAGGCAATAGGAGAACACCGTCTCCATGCTGCACAGGCGCGGCAGCCAGCGGGCGCGGTTCGCGGGGGTGCCGAACTTGTCGATCATGCCGCCGCACATATTGTGGATCGACAGGAACGAGCCGACCGAGGGGCAGGCCATGGCCAGCGCCTCGAAGACCAGCGTGGCGTCGAGGCGCGACAGCCCGGTGCCGCCCTGGTCCTCGCCGACATAGACCCCGCCGAAGCCCAACTCGGCCGCCAGCCGCCACAGCTCGCGCGGCATGGTGCCGGCTTCCTCCCAGGCGCGGGCGTTGGGCGCGATCTCGGCCGCGCCGAAATCCCGAGCCAGCCCAAAAATCGCCCCCTGCTCATCCGTCAATCCGAAATCCATGATGTCCCCCGTATCGTTGTGTTTCCCGGCCGGCGGGCGAGCGCTCGCCTTAGCGCGAAGTCTCCATTTCGTTGGGCGCCGTCGCCATTGCCGGCGCCAGCTCGACCCGGCCGCGATCCAGCACGATCACCTCGCGCTCGGCCACCCGCGACCGGAAGCGAATCTCGCCGCCGCCAAGATCGAAGATCTCGGTCTGGATGGTTTCGCCGGGATAGACCGGGCTCGAGAAGCGCAGAGACATATGCCGCAGCCGTTCGGGCGCGCCGGGGCAAAGCACGGAGATCAGCGCCCGGCAGGCAATGCCCATGGTGCATAGCCCGTGCAGGATCGGCCGATCGAAACCGGCCTGCCGCGCCAGTTCGGGGCTGGCATGCAGCGGGTTCAGGTCGCCGCTGAGCCGATAGAGCAGCGCCTGCTGCGGCAGGGTGGCGTGGCTCAGGACGTGATCCGGGGCGC
This window of the Paracoccus sp. N5 genome carries:
- a CDS encoding acyl-CoA dehydrogenase family protein; protein product: MDFGLTDEQGAIFGLARDFGAAEIAPNARAWEEAGTMPRELWRLAAELGFGGVYVGEDQGGTGLSRLDATLVFEALAMACPSVGSFLSIHNMCGGMIDKFGTPANRARWLPRLCSMETVFSYCLTEPGSGSDAAALRTRAERVPGGWKLNGTKAFISGGGYSDAYLVMVRTGEAGPRGISTVVVEAGTPGLSFGAPEHKMGWKAQPTAQVQFDDCVIPEENLIGEEGRGFAYAMAGLDGGRLNISAGALGGAQAALEATLRYMGERRAFGQTLDQFQALQFRLAEMETALQSSRIFLRQAAWKLDRAEPDASKFCAMAKLHVTDRAFEVANQCLQLHGGYGYLADYGIEKIVRDLRVHQILEGTNEIMRLIVGRALLAERDR